From Ictidomys tridecemlineatus isolate mIctTri1 chromosome 2, mIctTri1.hap1, whole genome shotgun sequence, the proteins below share one genomic window:
- the LOC144375122 gene encoding axin interactor, dorsalization-associated protein-like codes for MTLLTIRIEKIGLKDTGQCIDPYITVSIKDLNDIDLTPVQDTPVASRKEDTYVHFNVDIELQKHIEKLTKGAAIFFEFKHYKPKKGLPASSVLLSWRWMRLNLGQL; via the exons atgacattactcactatcaggattgagaaaattggtctgaaagacactggacagtgcatcgatccctatattacagttagtataaagg atctgaatgacatagatttaactcctgtgcaagatactcctgtggcttcaagaaaagaagatacatatgttcattttaatgtggacattgagctccagaagcatattgaaaaattaaccaaag gtgcagctatcttctttgaattcaaacactacaagcctaaaaaaggtttaccagcatcaagtgttttgctttcatggagatggatgagattaaacctgggccaactgtaa